A genomic region of Arachis stenosperma cultivar V10309 chromosome 9, arast.V10309.gnm1.PFL2, whole genome shotgun sequence contains the following coding sequences:
- the LOC130947714 gene encoding chaperone protein dnaJ 50, giving the protein MNLPPAQIRWRPAAIPFLVAVLVLATISPSIAIYCDEDDCYDLLGVAQNANASEIKKAYYKLSLKYHPDKNPDPESRKLFVKIANAYEILKDEATREQYDYAIAHPEEVFYNTARYYQAYYGHKTDPRAVLVGLLLILSAFQYLNQSTRYHQAVAMVKKTPAYKNRLKALELERSGGNTNKKKSQKNTDKKMVEDLSNELELQITGAEKPSFWKLLGVQFVLLPYTLGKMLLWTGCWIWRYKVKKCSYSSEDASYLTRRALCIPDDRWRNMDEATKEDLVLRRLWEKSNFERYVAEMRKESKRRR; this is encoded by the exons ATGAATCTGCCACCGGCACAGATCCGGTGGCGCCCAGCCGCAATCCCATTCCTTGTGGCGGTTCTCGTTCTCGCCACTATCTCTCCTTCCATCGCAATCTACTGCGACGAAGATGATTGCTACGATCTGCTTGG GGTAGCACAGAATGCTAATGCTTCAGAAATCAAGAAAGCTTACTACAAGCTCTCTTTGAAATA TCACCCGGATAAGAACCCTGATCCAGAGTCCCGAAAGCTGTTTGTTAAAATTGCCAATGCTTACGAG ATTTTGAAGGATGAGGCCACGCGAGAACAATACGATTATGCAATTGCGCATCCGGAGGAG GTGTTCTATAATACTGCTCGTTATTATCAAGCATACTATGGTCACAAGACG GATCCCCGTGCTGTCTTGGTCGGccttcttcttattctttcaGCTTTCCAGTATCTAAATCAATCCACAAGGTATCATCAG GCTGTAGCCATGGTAAAGAAGACACCGGCATATAAAAATAGATTGAAGGCACTGGAACTGGAGCGCAGTGGGGGGAATACAAACAAGAAGAAGAGTCAGAAGAATACAGACAA AAAAATGGTGGAAGACCTCAGCAATGAACTTGAGCTGCAGATAACAGGAGCTGAAAAGCCCTCATTTTGGAAACTGCTTGGTGTCCAATTTGTGCTTTTACCTTATACATTAGGAAAG ATGCTGTTGTGGACTGGTTGTTGGATTTGGAGATATAAGGTGAAAAAGTGCTCATATTCTTCTGAAGATGCTTCATATCTGACACGAAGGGCCCTTTGTATTCCGGACGATAGATGGAGAAATATGG atgaagcaacaaaggAAGATCTGGTGCTAAGACGCTTGTGggagaaatcaaattttgaaaggTATGTAGCTGAGATGCGAAAAGAATCGAAGCGTAGAAGATAG
- the LOC130948283 gene encoding gibberellin 2-beta-dioxygenase 8-like: MEKTQKEREGFDETELVEIEECELPVIDLSPLFEESDDEVAREECKSEITRASKEWGFFHVVKHGISSEVLNGLRIEQEKVFKLPFDVKKNNNDFNFFAGSYRWGSPTATNIKQFSWSEAFHIPLADIMGSTTSTTTGPNNTLTYRIEQFAWDAYNLAQTLADILAEKIGEQKSKFFRENCLPTTCYLRMNRYPPFPMASPSQVHGLIPHTDSCFLTILLLQDQVRGLQLVKDGKWIAVKPNPHALTINIGDLFQAWSNGVYKSVEHRVVTNPEFERFSTAYFFCPFNETVIENCSKQPSVYRRFSYQEYRQQVRDDVQKFGTKIGLPNFLLHNTWCRTSGWKENI, translated from the exons ATGGAAAAGACACAAAAAGAAAGGGAGGGTTTTGATGAGACTGAGTTGGTGGAAATTGAGGAATGCGAGCTTCCGGTGATTGATCTCAGCCCTTTATTTGAAGAGAGTGATGATGAGGTGGCGAGGGAAGAGTGCAAGAGTGAGATAACTAGGGCTTCAAAAGAGTGGGGGTTTTTCCATGTTGTGAAACATGGGATTTCCAGTGAGGTTTTGAatggtttgagaattgaacaAGAAAAGGTTTTTAAGCTACCCTTTGATGTGAAGAAGAACAACAACGACTTCAACTTCTTCGCCGGTAGCTACCGCTGGGGCAGCCCTACAGCAACCAACATTAAGCAGTTTTCTTGGTCAGAAGCATTTCATATACCTTTGGCTGATATAATGGGTTCCACAACTTCTACTACTACTGGACCCAACAACACTCTTAC ATACAGAATCGAACAATTTGCTTGGGATGCTTATAATCTGGCACAAACTTTAGCTGATATCCTTGCTGAAAAAATTGGTGAACAGAAGTCAAAATTCTTTCGGGAGAATTGCTTGCCCACCACTTGTTATCTTCGGATGAATCGATATCCTCCATTTCCCATGGCTTCACCTTCTCAGGTTCATGGACTTATACCACATACTGATAGCTGTTTCCTTACCATCTTATTGCTTCAAGATCAAGTCAGAGGCTTACAATTGGTCAAAGATGGTAAATGGATTGCAGTCAAACCAAACCCTCATGCTCTCACAATCAACATTGGTGACTTATTTCAG GCTTGGAGCAACGGTGTATACAAGAGTGTTGAGCATCGAGTTGTGACGAACCCAGAATTTGAAAGGTTCTCAACTGCATATTTCTTTTGCCCCTTTAATGAGACTGTTATAGAGAATTGCAGCAAGCAGCCTTCAGTTTACAGGAGATTTAGTTACCAAGAATATAGACAGCAAGTTCGTGATGATGTTCAGAAGTTTGGCACCAAAATAGGGTTACCCAATTTTCTCCTTCATAATACTTGGTGTAGAACTAGTGGGTggaaagaaaatatataa
- the LOC130948282 gene encoding probable pyruvate, phosphate dikinase regulatory protein, chloroplastic, translated as MSVWQLCTNIHGVAPIRACNQTEPKAPARTRPRVSPQLNRWSRARSIRSGRKLDRPVPRTQTLESTPATPPPPPSHPFSPPLDSDYADTLDGGAESTASKTIYIVSDGTGWTAEHCVNAALGQFDYCLVDHGCPVNTHLFSGIDDAEKLLEIVKQAAKEGALLVYTLADPSMASSANQACNLWGVPSTDVLGPITDAISSHLGVSPSGLPRGASGRSFPLSDDYFRRIEAVEFTIKQDDGASPGNLDKADIVLTGVSRTGKTPLSIYLAQKGYKVANVPIVMGVQIPRTLFQVDQKKVFGLTINPVVLQSIRKARAKTMGLTPESRTNYFDMDYVRGELEFAGKLFAQNPSWPVIDVTEKAIEETAAVVLRLFHDRKHKCTMPRISKRY; from the exons ATGTCAGTTTGGCAATTATGTACAAACATCCACGGCGTTGCTCCAATAAGAGCATGCAATCAAACCGAACCCAAAGCGCCTGCTCGTACCAGACCCAGGGTTAGCCCTCAGCTAAACCGCTGGTCCAGGGCCCGCTCCATACGTTCTGGTCGAAAGTTGGACCGCCCGGTTCCCCGAACCCAGACTCTGGAATCCACTCCTGCTACACCGCCACCACCTCCGTCGCATCCGTTTTCTCCCCCTCTCGACTCAGACTACGCCGATACTCTTGATGGCGGCGCAGAAAGCACGGCCTCTAAGACCATCTACATCGTATCCGACGGAACCGGCTGGACCGCCGAGCACTGCGTTAACGCCGCTTTGGGGCAGTTCGATTACTGCTTGGTCGACCATGGCTGCCCCGTCAACACCCACTTGTTTTCTGGG ATTGATGATGCTGAGAAGTTGTTAGAGATAGTAAAGCAAGCAGCAAAGGAGGGTGCTTTGCTTGTGTACACTTTGGCTGACCCATCCATGGCTTCATCTGCTAATCAAGCTTGCAACTTGTGGGGTGTGCCTTCCACTGATGTCTTGGGTCCCATCACTGACGCCATTTCTTCTCATTTGGGTGTCTCTCCTTCCGGCCTCCCTCGCGGCGCCTCCGGTAGGAGCTTCCCACTCTCCGACGACTACTTTCGCAGGATTGAAGCTGTCGAATTCACCATTAAGCAGGATGATGGGGCTTCCCCGGGGAATTTGGACAAGGCTGACATTGTCCTCACCGGAGTTTCGCGAACCGGGAAGACGCCCTTGTCCATTTATCTGGCTCAGAAGGGGTACAAGGTGGCTAATGTGCCAATCGTGATGGGTGTTCAAATTCCAAGGACTCTATTTCAGGTGGATCAGAAGAAGGTTTTTGGCTTGACTATAAATCCAGTTGTCTTGCAGAGTATTAGAAAAGCAAGGGCTAAAACTATGGGGCTCACTCCAGAATCAAGGACTAATTACTTTGATATGGATTATGTTAGAGGGGAGCTTGAATTTGCAGGAAAGCTCTTTGCTCAGAATCCTTCTTGGCCAGTTATTG ATGTGACTGAAAAAGCAATCGAAGAAACTGCGGCTGTTGTATTGAGGCTTTTCCATGACAGGAAGCATAAGTGTACAATGCCTAGGATCTCAAAACgctattag
- the LOC130948285 gene encoding uncharacterized protein LOC130948285, whose product MEDIPKLDSSSSSFSSVLESEEKKMESGAQRISVSDHINAYQYTAEKVDSFVIDMDSFSSPINKDSSNINPRITLQRSLSRKGSQRGGDRKVNGNVSLHERDTVPTTSSPKAAMAGCNTLEKSTAVGSTHQSTNPNPPQSHHQITITASNMCSTPPSESKLATRRNSFRRHSSWLLDPKRVLLIFATLSSMGTLLLIFFTLAISKQNPDEYVADLQQ is encoded by the exons ATGGAAGATATTCCAAAGTTG GATTcgagttcttcttctttttcatcagtTTTGGAATCagaagagaagaagatggagAGTGGAGCACAGAGAATCTCTGTTTCTGATCACATAAACGCATATCAATACACAGCTGAGAAAGTTGATAGCTTTGTCATTGATATGGATTCCTTCTCTTCCCCCATCAACAAAGATTCCTCCAATATTAATCCCAGAATCACa TTGCAGAGGAGCCTTTCCAGGAAAGGTTCTCAGCGTGGTGGAGACAGGAAGGTGAATGGAAATGTCTCACTTCATGAAAGAGACACTGTTCCAACTACATCCTCACCAAAAG CTGCTATGGCAGGGTGTAACACACTTGAAAAGTCAACGGCAGTGGGGTCCACACATCAATCCACAAACCCGAACCCTCCTCAGAGCCATCATCAGATTACAATCACTGCCAGTAATATGTGCAGCACACCCCCCAGTGAAAGCAAGTTGGCAACTCGGAGAAACAGTTTCAGAAGACATTCTTCATGGCTCCTTGACCCTAAAAGGGTTCTTCTCATCTTTGCCACCTT ATCAAGCATGGGAACATTGTTGCTGATATTCTTCACTCTTGCTATCAGCAAGCAAAACCCAGATGAATATGTGGCTGATTTGCAGCAGTAA